Proteins from one Panthera leo isolate Ple1 chromosome D1, P.leo_Ple1_pat1.1, whole genome shotgun sequence genomic window:
- the LOC122200258 gene encoding olfactory receptor 5L1-like, giving the protein MGKGNCSGVTEFILLGFAEAPELRVALFSVFLLIYGVTVLGNLGMMAVIQVSCHLHTPMYFFLSHLYFVDFCYSTVIVPKMLTNTLNEDKAISFLGCTVQFYLFCTCVVSEVFLLAVMAYDRFVAICNPLLYTVTMSRNLCVELVSCCYLCGMVCSLIHLCLALEIPSYRSNVIDHFFCDLPPLLSLACSDVTMNELMVYIVATFNEITTIMIILTSYLLILITILRLHSAEGRRKAFSTCASHLTAIFVFHGTILFTYCRPSSGNSMDTDKVATVFYTVVIPMLNPLIYSLRNKDVKEALRKMVSSKIFS; this is encoded by the coding sequence ATGGGCAAGGGAAACTGCTCCGGTGTGACCGAGTTCATTCTCCTCGGATTCGCAGAAGCCCCTGAGTTGAGAGTCGCCCTCTTCTCTGTGTTCCTTCTCATCTATGGAGTCACGGTGCTGGGCAACCTGGGCATGATGGCCGTGATTCAGGTCAGCTGTCACCTTCAcactcccatgtactttttcctcagcCACTTGTACTTTGTGGACTTTTGCTACTCCACCGTCATCGTGCCAAAGATGCTAACTAATACCTTAAATGAGGACAAAGCCATTTCGTTCCTGGGGTGCACCGTGCAATTCTACTTGTTTTGTACATGTGTGGTAAGTGAGGTCTTCCTTTTGgctgtgatggcctatgaccgcttcGTGGCCATCTGCAACCCACTGTTGTACACGGTCACCATGTCCCGGAATCTCTGTGTGGAGCTGGTGTCTTGTTGCTACCTGTGTGGGATGGTGTGTTCTCTGATCCACTTGTGTTTAGCTCTGGAGATCCCATCCTACAGATCAAATGTGATTGACCACTTCTTTTGCGATCTGCCCCCTCTCTTATCCCTTGCTTGCTCTGATGTCACTATGAATGAACTCATGGTGTACATCGTGGCCACCTTCAATGAAATCACCACCATCATGATCATCCTCACCTCCTACTTGCTAATTCTCATCACCATCCTGAGGCTGCACTCTGCCGAGGGAAGGCGCAAAGCCTTTtccacctgtgcctcccacctCACAGCCATCTTTGTCTTCCACGGAACAATCCTTTTCACTTACTGCCGGCCCAGTTCTGGCAACAGTATGGATACTGACAAGGTGGCCACAGTGTTCTACACTGTAGTGATTCCCATGCTCAACCCCCTCATCTATAGCCTGCGGAACAAGGATGTGAAAGAAGCGCTCAGAAAAATGGTGAGCTCcaaaatattttcctag